From Haloglomus litoreum, the proteins below share one genomic window:
- a CDS encoding cupin domain-containing protein: protein MEYSVVETDDVDVTDLSQVEEIPPDLDMQSIDSALGLEEMLCKIWHFEEGEEIGYHAHGEQEELFYVLEGRFSLKLGRSGEEEFREVGPGTFWAAGPMIGHGHRCVSETGKILALGAPNVSDPGRDPHQITDEEIEAAQSDD from the coding sequence ATGGAATACAGCGTGGTCGAGACGGACGACGTGGACGTGACCGACCTCTCGCAGGTCGAAGAGATCCCCCCGGACCTGGATATGCAGTCCATCGATTCGGCGCTCGGGCTGGAGGAGATGCTCTGCAAGATCTGGCACTTCGAGGAGGGCGAGGAGATCGGTTACCACGCCCACGGGGAGCAGGAGGAGCTGTTCTACGTCCTCGAGGGGCGGTTCTCGCTGAAGCTCGGGCGCTCGGGCGAGGAGGAGTTCCGCGAGGTCGGCCCGGGAACGTTCTGGGCCGCCGGCCCGATGATCGGGCATGGCCACCGCTGTGTGAGCGAGACCGGGAAGATACTCGCGCTGGGTGCCCCGAACGTCTCGGACCCCGGGCGTGATCCGCACCAGATCACCGACGAGGAGATCGAGGCGGCCCAGTCCGACGACTGA
- a CDS encoding SIR2 family NAD-dependent protein deacylase yields MTDEEIRFAADAIRDADSVVAMSGAGVSTASGIPDFRSEDGIWQEYDPMDFHISRFEADPEGFWTERAEMVEDLFGDEFQPNPAHEALATLQQEGHLDGLITQNIDGLHQEAGSDEVIEIHGNGQRVACYDCSRTFEAEVVFDRVRAGAVPPRCPNCEGLLKPDVVLFGEQLPEYPLFRAQSLAERADLFLVVGSSLTVEPAASFPRTAAEAGATLCIVNLDRTGLSDRAEYDFRADVTDVLPAIRDAVQEGT; encoded by the coding sequence ATGACCGACGAGGAGATCCGATTCGCCGCCGATGCCATCCGGGATGCCGATTCGGTCGTCGCGATGAGCGGCGCCGGCGTCTCGACCGCCTCCGGAATCCCCGACTTCCGGAGCGAGGACGGTATCTGGCAGGAGTACGACCCGATGGACTTCCACATCTCCCGGTTCGAGGCCGACCCGGAGGGGTTCTGGACCGAGCGCGCCGAGATGGTCGAGGACCTGTTCGGCGACGAGTTCCAGCCCAACCCCGCCCACGAGGCGCTCGCGACACTCCAGCAGGAGGGCCACCTCGACGGCCTCATCACGCAGAACATCGACGGCCTCCACCAGGAGGCCGGCAGCGACGAGGTCATCGAGATCCACGGCAACGGCCAGCGGGTCGCGTGCTACGACTGCAGCCGGACGTTCGAGGCCGAGGTCGTCTTCGACCGGGTGCGGGCGGGTGCGGTCCCGCCACGCTGTCCCAACTGCGAGGGGCTCCTCAAACCGGACGTGGTCCTGTTCGGCGAGCAGCTGCCGGAGTACCCGCTCTTCCGCGCGCAGTCGCTGGCCGAGCGGGCCGACCTGTTCCTCGTCGTCGGCTCCTCGCTCACCGTCGAACCCGCCGCCTCCTTCCCCCGGACCGCGGCCGAGGCGGGCGCGACCCTCTGTATCGTCAACCTCGACCGGACGGGCCTCTCGGACCGCGCGGAGTACGACTTCCGCGCCGACGTCACCGACGTGCTGCCGGCCATCCGGGACGCCGTGCAGGAAGGGACCTGA